CACGTCTGTGCCCTACACCAGGGATATAATAGTGCATCTCTACCATACATCCAAGGCtttgcaaatgtccctggtccACATAAAGACTCTCAGGAAGACTTTGTGATGCCGCTGATGAATGATCCAAGTATCATGGCCCCAGAAATCCTTTCGCCCTTCAGGGGCATGTTCAGCCCCATGTTTCCGTGTCCAATGCCATATCCTTGGAGTGAAACCTGCCCTCCTAGTGCAGGGAGATATGCTCCCTGGTCTGTCTGGAGCCTCCAAGACAGCATACTGTGCCCTCTGCCCGGCTCTCCACTgcagcctctccctccttctcctcctccaagtCCCGAAGAACAGGCCTCTCAGAGTCGTCAGAAGCCTCCAATGGCTAGGCGCAAGGCCCAGAGGCGACTAGTCTTCTAGGAAAGGAACGACTTCTGCCTCAACAAACAGCACCGTGGACACCTACCTGGACACCCTAGGGGATTCCCAGGGTGCCTCGAGGCACCCACTTGCCTACCATTGAGACTGTATGCATGGACACAAGTGCTCTGTGCTGCACACTGTGCACGGGGGAAGATGATAAAGacttggagaagaagggagacacTAGATCTCAGCCCTGAAGTTAAAAGGCTGCCTTCGAGAAACAGAAATTTCTCTTCCAGTTCTGGGATTCATCTGAAAACCTTCCATGTCACCCTCAGTGCATACGTGGTTCCCTCTAAGAACACTCAGTGTCCCCTTTTCTCCCAAACCAAGGCAGCACTGGCTTTGCTATGCTGCCAGTCTCCTATCTGTGTTCCCATGACTGCATGGACACTTGTCCCTGCCTTGGTCTGACGAATACCCCATTGGGAGAAGATGGTTCCTAGCCCTGAGTGCACGAtgcttctttgcttctttccagCTATCTCTTAACCTGCTGGCACTGTGACTATTGATACCTCGTCATGAAAATCAGGGCTaaaggagaaaccctgccttgacaAACAAACAGGACAGCAAGTAAGAAGACAGACACTGCAGAAAGAAGTTTCCAGGGTCCTTGAGTTTGCAGTGCTTGAGAAGCCGAAGAAACCAGATCCCTGGGAATTCCAGATCACTCTCCAACAAAAACTCAAATGTATTTCCTACTTCCAAATGTTCTTATTCAAAGCAATGTTTCTAATTCCAACGTcactataaattaataaaatatacagaCCATAGTACGTGGTGGTTGATCAATTGATTTATGAGAAAGACAGTTCCACaggtctgtttgtgtgtgtgtgtgtgtgtgtgtgtctgagtgtgtctgtttgtgtgtctgagatagagagagagagacagagagagacagagagacagagagacaaggaaacagagagagagatctgggcGGTGGGGCATGCCTGTCTCCAGGTGAAAGCACTTGTCTCAGGAGTTGAAGCCTAcactcagaaacagagaaagttcaAAAGTAAGCTGGGCTACACTGGGCAATGTGGAAGAAATCTAAAGAAAAGcatggccagagagatggctcagcacttaggatAAAGGTTCTCTCTCAACATTTGTGGGGAGAATTCGTGAGGGGTCAATTGACCTTTTCCACGGGTCCCAAATAAGAG
The sequence above is a segment of the Chionomys nivalis chromosome X, mChiNiv1.1, whole genome shotgun sequence genome. Coding sequences within it:
- the LOC130868578 gene encoding proline-rich protein 23A3-like translates to MLRMVPESPNAYQMPLWAPQPEEAHAANLCCLQEPAGLWSLVQPDLEESARPASEELTSTVFVPTGYAMKLHLEGIDLLLEPDPGSVMRVSLPGHTILLVPEDLQASSQQEQPVFWPAALQEAAVLDMPQDHHVCALHQGYNSASLPYIQGFANVPGPHKDSQEDFVMPLMNDPSIMAPEILSPFRGMFSPMFPCPMPYPWSETCPPSAGRYAPWSVWSLQDSILCPLPGSPLQPLPPSPPPSPEEQASQSRQKPPMARRKAQRRLVF